The genomic stretch ttaaaaaatacatgaacacgattaatttattaaagaacATTTGATAACATCAGTAGGTACATTATCTTTCTTTATTCGTTCAATTTTAGTTTAATTgcaataaaaatcttttatttaaaaaaagtatgAGTACATccataacaaaaaattaaattgttatatatttttaatatcggtAATGGTCAGTCATAAGCTACTTAAATTTTTGTGGCTTCAGTACCATTAAGTAAAacttataaattaaaaacataaagcttttcatttcttaaatgacattcaaatattattgATCTTTTCTCATTAtggcaaatttttatatttagatatttgtaaatatttatattttgatttttttatataattaaacaaatttaattccATAATAATTTAAACTAAATAGATTAAGTACTTGATAGTACAATAtctgagaaaataaaaaatattgcagGAATAATAATATGGCGAGGAAGAAGGATATTATCATATACTTTTATTCtatgtattaaaaatgtatatgattAATAATGGAGaactttttatattatacttttgttTATCTTTAAATAGTTTAATGAATAATTTAACGTTGCATAATAAATGCGATCACTAACAAAAAATACTTAACTGTACAACCACCTTCACAATGTTACATATATCCAAATTATTCAATATTTCTTCAACAAAGTCATAATTactagaaaatttttaaaagttccaattttgaataataattattagtaaAAATAGGATAACTATATACCATCGaacgtttaaaattaaatttcgattaatatttaaatatttttgttttttaaaatatttttgtttattgatTAAGATCgaaaacatattaaaattttataataaagttatatattaataaaatctcgaatttcatttcttttaatataatcTTGCTGCATAGATATGTAAATACATAGAATACTcgtatttacaatatttaaaatgtgttaTAACATTTGAATACATAATTACTAATTACCGTACTTGAATTTAATTTAGTACAATGATAACACGATAGTTCGCGCCAATGATTGGTAATGCTTTGGGTAGTATTTCTGTAGTATCTTAGAAGTGGGGAGAACTTGTGAACTTATATAAAACAATTACTTATCGTATGGTGAGACTTTGTGTTGTGAATTGTTGTGTTCGTTCGTGATTCGATCTTTTAGGTTACACGTATGTTATACTTTGTTTATACTTAATCAATTTTATTGCGTCCGTGCAATATTTTGACTTAAACAGTGGGCATGAAATTCGTTTAAAATTCGTATCAAAACCAATTCTTTTAATGATTCTGTTTACATTTGTATCTCCAAATCGAGCATAAGGACTTCatcattttttgtaaattacgCAGTAAAATTATTTGTCAACAGCCATAGCGAATCGTTTTACAAAccttatatttatgttttatttaaagCAATTTTCCTGAACTGaaattcctttttattcttGAAAAAACTGAAAGATCAAGCATGTCTGCATCACCGATTGCTAGGCAAGCTACCCAGAGCCAAAACATACCTTCCAAACGAGTCGTTATTAACGATCCCAATCAGTTACCTATTGATTATTCATCTACCCCCGGTGGAACGCTTTTTTCAACTACGCCCGGAGGTTAgtgtctttcttcttttatgttaCTTGTAAACTATTAACCCATTAAACTATAATTTAGGTAATTATATTGATCAGAATATATTCCACCGATGTTCATGATTTTCAAATATGATGTCAAGGTCATGATTTtgagtaattttatttatatgtatgtataatcgCAGTTCGGATCTAATTTCCGAAGtactcataaaaatatttttgatacttTTTACTTTGGCGTGGATTAGGTCTTGATTATATTGTGGAGTTATAATGTACACATatcaatataatttcattaaatagaagatattaatgtaattgtataaactttatacatttttcaattttttacatCCATTTTATTAGTTTTCATTCTTGTAAAACATCTTGTACTTTGTattatgtttataatttattatgttcTAGTAACTTTCTTTTGGGAGTGTATTTCGTCTTTTCTTAAGAGATTAAGTTTATTGTAGTTCAATTATATTCttacaattaaatttaaattttagttATTAGTTAAACATCACAATATTTgttcaaaattcaaatatgcTACACACGATTATATAAACTGGTCTGGACACTCGGTAGAGAAAACCATCCGAAAATTGAGTCGCGACTAgttgtaaaaaattaacaaagtcCGCGTTTGTACAAAACAAACAGAGATGAGTACAGTATCTCTATCTCTGTCTGAGACAATTATACCATGTCATGCATGCGCAGAACGAGAATCTTCTTGTCTCCCTTGTTGATCTTCCACAATTAATCACAACTCAATTTTCGGACGGTTTTCCCTAGACTTCAGTGTATCAGTGTCAAGACCTGTTTATAATATGATCGTGATAGTACATATGaaatattactataattattaatataattgtatataattttttgaGGGAGTGTAGAGAATATTCTcattatacaaataattaataaattttttctagGTACACGTATTGTTTATGAACGTGATTTCTTGATGAATCTACGAAATTCTCCCATATCACGAACACCACCACGAAATATGCCATCCATACCCGGagtgttattaaaaaatacatcaaGTCTCTCAACATCAGCGAAAAATCAAATTAACAAAGGTCAATATTTATTTCACTAAGTTATCGCAAAACTACTAGTaaattatagatttttatgtattttataggAAATGTAAACGTGCAAAATTGCATAGTGTTCAtgaaaatatctatttatataaacatCTGCAGTCTGATTACAATAATTTGATTTAGATTTTGGATAGATTATGCCATAACTTTTTGATTGTAACATGTTACAGATACTCCAGTAATTGAAGAATCTGCAGAACAATTTGAGATGGACATGTAGAAATTGTAATTACAATATATTCATGTTGTGCCAGTCACTTTAATGAATAGTAAGAATCAATAtataacagaaaaatatattagcaatttttatataactatGTGCCATTAGGGGCCTTAAATAGCAATAAGTGTTTATAACATCTAAAAATGTTAAATGTAATTGATATAGTTACACTGATTCATTGCATTATCATCTTATATGCTAATAAAGGTGACAAAAAATTTTAATCAGTACATTCATGTTTGCACTATTGgatgtattactttataatttcaCATATATTTGTACAACAATGAATAAATGGTATTTTGATAATAAAAGTTATTACCTGTGAATCATAGTTACAGACTTACATAGTTACAGAACTATTTTAGTCCATGGAGGGTTTATTTTTGTTATGTAAATTAGGttatttgctttttatttcaatataatgttttaatatgattaaatattttcacaatTAAGTTTTATACAATCGAATTTTGtagattaaaatatatcataaaatagatgaaaaattttaaatctttatcatttattttatacaacatatacgaaaatcgaaaatatatttttcttttcatataaaaatgatattttagaaattcaaaatatttaacagaCTTAATCATCATAtagatttaattataatttataaattatattaaatatcaatatataaaattctatgtatttaaatatacattttttttcatataaaataatttcgtataaaatattacattttcatttattaaagagttaaactaaatatatactatatatttgtCAATGATTAGCCAATATTTGTATAACTATTATGTTGTTATATCACATTAACATAGCTTAATAATGTACTTTTTATGCCATTAAAGTGCGTTAAAATTTAGGtaaatatattgtattgtatGTATTTTCTGAAGTTTTTTTTTGAATTTTGTATATTCTGTTTAAAATAACTTTCGCCACATTGACTTTTGTTCCATTATTGTCATAATCATTGTAATAAATTAGTTCGCAAAGATCCGCGCATTCTGGATCAGCATCTAATAactgtttcaatttttcataaaatttctgtATGATACATTTGcaatatttcttataaacaTTTGTTTCATTGTGAGCGTGTTTTTGAACTTCATGGAAAGTTAACAAAGGTGTTGCACCTTCTACCACTATGTAGAAAGGTGTCTCTAATCTTTGACCATTgggataaattttatatacactGTTGTGATATGTTCGCTCTTTAACTCCTGCTCGATTCAACACTTCTTTCTCTAAATTCATTGCACTTTCCATCCAATGATATGAAGCTTCTTTAAGATTAGGTGGAATGTACGATGATGaaggaattaaaataaatagttttttaacacctatatatatactatgactgtcttcaatattttctatcttttcaaTTAAACCTTTGTTAATAGATCCTGTTGAAGGAAGTATTATTCTTAAATATCCATAATAATAACTGTATGCCATAGAGGTTCCATAATCCAAACCCTTCATTGACTTAATATCAAGAgtattttcttctctcttttcataTGAGTTTGTgattagtaataatatatatgaaattccagagcaaataaaatatgtgaatgcgtcaaatatttgtatgtagttataaatataatgatatttagTCATGGTTAgcataataaaacatattaaaaaaatgtgaaacaaCATATTTACACTAAATTTAATATCACTGTTTTTCACAATCAGAATATTCATATTATGGACACATTGAAATATAATAGTTAAAATTTTCAAGactatgaaataaaaaagtataacaAAGATATAATTTTGTACAGTAGGTATACTTCTATTTGTTATTTCCAAGTATATTTCTGCTGTAATACTTACAACAGTGCAACTCATTAGaagtaagtatatatatttatccatTTTAATGTTCTTTATCGATATCAATATGTTATGTTAATTGAGACTGCAAATGATAAATAGAATAAGTAAAATCATCTATGataaatttacttattattatttattactaatcattatttcaataaatttaccTGTTTGATTTTTTTTAAGTTCTATGTAAATTTCCTTTGTAACTCAACATTGGATAATAATGAATACTAGTAAGgacaagataaataaattttcaaacttctctTTACtatagataaatagataaaataggTAGGTAGATAAAAAAGATTAAAGATTTGAAAAATGCTTTGCGTTGAGCAACAGGATagatagatatattatatatacttatatatatcaGGTGACAAGATGAAGCGGGAACAAAACAGAGACAGAGAGGTAgcaaaagaggaagagaaaggtaGTTCACGTATCGCTAGGTCAGAGCGCTGTTAACGTAAGTGAAACAAGTCGATTGACCTACGGTACAATCGAAACCATGTACGATCGATAAAGTCCATTATCTGGAAACATTTTCTGCAAAAATTACTTAGCTCTTTCCATGTCTGTTTATTTCCCGAGTAGGGTACGATATAAGTGTAAATCGGTCGCAAGTGCATTGCAAGCTAAAATATCCCAGCAGGTGATTTTTGTTGCTGATTAGCGCCATATCCCACAATGGACCAATCAGCTGCTCGGTAAACCGCCGTAAAACCTCGAATCTGTCCGCAGACGAATGACAACAAAAGAGACTGATAGAAGTCGCGCGCGCGAGACAGTGGATTTTTTTCGCAACTCCGCCGTGAAGATTTGCGGTTTTTTCCATTTTGTTGCTCGCCGCGAATAACGTCGATTTGGCCGCTGGTGAAAGCGTCGAGGAATATGAAGAGAAGAAATGTCGAGTGTGGTAAGCTTCGGAGGCCCTTGAAACGCAACAAGCTCACTGAGGGGATCTACGGAAGGTAAGTTTTCGCCGCCATATGTCTTCTCATTTGGAACgactaattttaaaaataaccaAAAATCTGACCGATCGCCCCTCGAGATATTTGTCAAATCGTTGATCGAAAACTGTTACGTACTTTCGGGTTGATGCGAAGTGCGAAACCTCTGTGATACGTTGTGTCAATACGTGATCATCCACCGCTTCCCAGAAGCTGCTTGACATTTCACTAAAACCTTGACCATGTGTGCCTGTTTTTTACAAAAACATTTGTTGAGTTACAtctttataaatgttttattatctGTATTCACAATTTTTCGCCTAACGTGCCATGTAATTGAAAGATTTTTACGTCTAACCACATCAAAGAAATTTGCCAGTTCAAcaacttttctttcatttattccCTTTTCTTAAAAACTATATTAACATTGGCTTAcatcatataattatataatttagatttgttatttattttatttagttaagAGGTGCTTATTTTGTTTTGTAGCAGTGTTTGtttcctttgaaatattttatacttttgcaATTGTAGATccttaattatataattgtgttacaagaatgataataaaataatgaaattttttatttcagtacTTTACTTTACCTAAAATTTCTTCTACTATGGGCCATGGTAATTTTGGCAGACTTCATTTTAGAATTCCGATTTGAATTTTTGTGGCCGTTTTGGCTACTTCTCAGAAGTGTTTACGATTCTTTTAAATATCAAGGCTTGGTAAGTAATCTATATTTCAAAACATATGTGCTTATATCTGATTTTAAAATAACATAGACTATTATATTTCCAGGCCTTCTccgtattttttatttgtattgcTCTTACATCAGATatgatttgtttctttttcatacCAATACATTGGTTGTTTTTTGCTGCTAGCACTTATGTTTGGGTACAATATGTTTGGCACACAGGTAAATGTAAACATATCTTTAGGttgtttgaattaatttaattgcaatgagattgatataaatatattgtgtATGAAACAGATAAAGGTGTGTGCCTTCCAACTGTGATGTTATGGTTACTATTTCTATACATAGAAGCAGCAGTTCGATTAAGGGATTTGAGACATATGCCCTTTCATTTGGATCTTTGTCGACCATTCGCAGCGCAttggtatatatatttttgttattatactctctttcctttctttatttatgCATTTACTCTTTGCCACTGAATATTGTAAGATACACTTCAGAGGAACAATTTTATgactaataaaaaaataaccTATTCCTATGTTACTGTACAAAAtctgttattataaataaaatatactttgcTATTTTAATGTTGAATTGACAATATCAAttcaaaagtaataataaaaataattataagtatTATCTTTTTTCAGCATTGGTTATCCTGTAGTTACATTAGGTTTTGGTTTTAAGAGCTACATTGGCTACAGAATGAGACAGGTAAATctgtaataaatacataatcATTCAAAGactatttttaaacgttttatttaCATGACTGCCTCTTTTTGCCAGAGAAAACAAAAAGATGTAGCGAAGGAGAATGAATTCTACCTACAACTATTGCAGCAAGCACTGCCTCTAGAGCAACAAACTTCCACTACGATACAACCGATACAAGTTCAATCACAAACACATATTACAACACTAGATCAACATGTTAAatcacaaaataataaattaaatttgcagTGCAATCCAAGTCCTGAAAAAAGTAGAGGTagtttgtatttattttcaacttttaatatatatataatagcaaaataataatatagctTAATCATAAAATGCATTGTAGGAAGCAGTAATAATTCTGTAGAAACAGGTGTACAAAATGGTAGTTTGCATATAGGGACACAAATTACATCAACAAACCAAAATGTAACAACAAAAAATAATCATAGGAAGTGCTTAGACAAAGGTGAAAAGCAAGAAGAGCAGCATAATAAGCATAATGTAACAAATGTATCACAATCTGATAAAAACGATAAAAGATTTATACATACAAATGGGAATACTGTTAATCACAGTGATATGCAGTTCATTGAAAGAGTTGGGTAAGTTGGGTGACATGTGTATCTTGGAAACTCAACAGTATCCATATTATGTAAAGTAATAAAAGAttcgttaatattttaaataaaaattacagatCAATAAATGATTTTGATGCCAATGAAGTAGAGAAAGACAAATTTATTAAAGGTGCAAATTATGGGCATACTACAATAAAATCACAGACTAATGGTTCTGTAACAGGAAAGtggaataatataaaagaaaatcggGAATCATCGTCCACTGTTAATACTCAACGTGAACGAAAAACACGTCAAGTGAAAGCCACGGTTGATAATATAACTGAGCAGCAAAAGCAGCAAGACGAATATTGCCAAAGGTATGTTATTTACATCAATTAGTGAATtaacaaaaatgttattttatgcAACATATTTTTTGTGCTTCTTCATTTCTATATCCATATATAAAATTCAGATTTAATACTGTGTATACTTATACTTTCCTTATTCCTTATTCCTTATGATTTTcttaaaatgtaattattatttttattgaattaaaagaTATGCAACTTTATATTATCAGATTTTTTCTTTAGTGTAATATAATATCGTTTAAATAGGTTACTGATGTGTCGCAGGCTCGAAGCTGACATAAAACGTTTGAAGTCAGATCTGCAATCCAGTCGACAACTGGAACAGGAACTTCGTTCCCAGATTAGTTCTCTACAAAATGGAGAACGTCAAGCTAAGGGTGATATACAGCAACTTCAGCACGATAACGATCAGTTGCAAAGCAAGTgcgtatacacacacacacacacagtatcatttctatattattaaaattgtacTTAAAAGatctatttttcttccaataCACGTATACGCGTAGATATTTTTAcactattaaatatatttttatttatatacataaatatttttattttggatAGATTACATGGATTAGTAACAGCTCGTCAATTAGATAAACAAACAATGTCTTCGTTGGAAAAACGAATCGCAGAAGAGCGGAAACAGCGCACTGCTTGCGAAGCATCTTTAGTTTCCGAGAGGCGAGCACGACGAGCTGCAGAAGAAGCACGATCTGCAATTCCGCCTCCACCTCCGCCACTTATTAGACAAGAATGTACAGATACTTGTAAAAGTCGTAGAACACAAATGGAACAAGATCTCAAAAACTTACGGCGAGAActtaaaacgaaagaagagagGTAAAgatgttgaaataatataaaaatttttatgtaaataaaattttaaatgtaaatataagttGACACATCggaatataaaacaataatatctATAGTGTCGTACATACACTAGGTAATAGtcaaaatttcattcaaatGTAAACAATTAAATTAAGTTCGAGGGCgtttaatatgttaataattaaatacttttttgTATTGTAAATTCACTAAACTATATATCAGATGttaatttcttatatattttcttagGTGCAACATATTAGAAAAAGATGTAACTCGTTGTAAGGAAAATCATAAAGAGTCTGAAATTTTACTCGGTGCACTAAATGCGCTACAAGATAAAACTGCACATTTAGAAGACAGCTTAAGTGCAGAAACGCGCATAAAGCTTGATTTATTTTCTGCACTTGGTGAAGCCAAGCGACAATTAGAAATCAGAGAAAGTAAGTAGGATTCGATTTACAATTAtaaatctttaatatttttGGTAATCAAGGAAATGTATAAACTTAAGTGGGACCGAAACatcaatttttcaaacatagttttatttatataaacgattttagtatatgtatattaaatatatatatatatatatgtacatatgtgtatGTTAAATATCGCATATTGTTGAATCAGGTTTAATTAGATCTCaagaaaaggaaattgaaatgTTAAAAGCAAAAATAGCTCAAGATTTAGCTGTGATGCCACAAGATACGTTTGGACCTGCGCCAACCTGTGCGACATCTAAGCTTCGATTAAATAATGAAGTACGAGTAGCAGGTACGAAAATACGTTCAAATGAAAGTCTCTGTCCAGGGTGTACAATTTCAAATTTGGATCCAAATGCGACAGTGTATACACCCAAGAATTCCCTAATAGCGTCTACCGAAGCTTGAAGAAACAATTTTTGGCCACATTATGACTTCACAAAAGTTgggtatatatttcataaacatGTTTCAGTCTGTTTCTCAATGGAagtataaatatgaatttatgtTTTATACGTGCACATACTTGTTTTATTGAAATcaaagttttatatttaaaatccgTAGGATTAATGAGATGTAAGATCTTTTTAACACTTATAGTGTAGAATATTTGTGTAACATTTGCTTAAAAAACGTGGCTCATGctataaatttgtcaaatttcaTAACAGGAGATATCTTTTATAAATGTCTTCCATGGGAGGCTTCTAGAAACATGTTTTATATCGTACTTGTCACCTGAactaatacaacgttattaacTACTTATGACCATGGGACGTGACTAATACtaaattaaaaaagtatttaaaaattagtTACGTTCTGTTAAACGTGCTGTAGGTCGATCTAACAGGTACCTTCTTCATCTTTTTGGTACTTGCAACAGATGTATTAAGAAGAATTAAAACTAAAGTGAGGCAACAGTGACATGCGTAATCTAGTTatagataattattaaattttaaattaaatttagtaCTTCTATTTAGATGATAACGTTTGATAAATTTACTGTTGACGTTTAACAGAAAACTgtatattttactaattttttataGCGTTCGAATTATATCGATTTTCACACAACactttctatttaaaaataccATAATGTAGATATAAAGAGCTAGAAAAACTATATAAATTGGGTCGACGAACGACTAGCGGCATATCTTATTTGTTAGAAGCATAGAAAAATTGAAGACTCAATCTGTATTCGATCCTCCTACAGCATATGCCTAAATCTATGACGACTTGTTATAGACACAAATCTTGTTCAAGTCGTAATCCGAAGCTAGTCCAGCATACAAACTGTATTTAATGTCTTTGGCAAATGAAGCCATTTTAAGTCATGTGATCATCCAAAACCAGCCATTAATACACATTGAAAAACCTGCCGTTATCATTTGAGAGGATTGATGTAAATGTTAGAAACGccaaatttattttgaaataatcaccAACATAttgattctctctctctctctctctctctctctctttctttctctctcatatttctctacattttttatattttttaaatgtctcTGTAAACTTTTTTAGTTTAGTGGTACAATTGTGTATTGGCTTTCGAACGGTGCGAAATAACTGTTAATGTTTCATAATGATTTTTTGAAACGTGTACAGTGTTTTATGTGATagatagaaattttgtaaacaaAGGAATTTTTAAGTTAAGTATATTATAATTGGTAATGAAGGGATAGATTTATTTTACCCAATTTGTTTAATGAGCTTCAAGAGATAAACTAATGTGTAATGCCACGCGCGCGTTTATTTATGTACTAAACTATTAAATCGTACATATAAGTAATCGAATCATTTTTCCAAATTGAACTTCTAATTTTTAATAGCGTTATTAATATTGGAATTATACGGTTTTTCATTGAACAGTCTGGAGGAATGAAActaagatttttttttaatttatccgcAAACGTCTTCCTTTCACACATTTGATGGAAACATTTAATGTATATAATGTTTGTCCCTTTTATAATACTATAAGTTTCACTATTATCAACCAGTGATGATGTAATTTAGTAAAAGTTGATTATCATTgactatttatataatatatattacttaCGCGATacgtcgtttctctttctctttcatcgtTTTTATACTACTTTTTACATATCTAATTTATAGGTTTAATGTTGAAAgcattaaattcattttttataatttttaagagTAATATATTTAACACCGAACAATGTGTATGtataagaattaattattaacgcttgaatattttgtagaaaaataattgaattctctTTAAATCTTTTTCATTGATGAAGTATTAAAAGATTAATAGCAACATTAGAGTGTATACCAGCATATTCTTTCTAAGGTATAATAAACAAGTTAATTCCTTCACAAAAAAATAATTGAGATGCAAGTTTCAGGAAAAGATGGCATTACGTATAAAAGATCTCTAGAAAAAGATGTGAATTTTATATATGCTTTAAATCCGCAAGAAAGCCAGTACCTGCTTGCTccaatgaatattaattaacgacTGGTTGATATCATAAAAGTCATTCTTCCATGATTGTATATATAAAGCACTGTCATgacaatttattaataacataGTGGATCATGACCAACTAGTCAAATGAATTTCTATAAgcacaaatatttattaaatatctaaTATTCATTTGATATTTCTGTCCTTACATGAAAAAGCAATAACAATTACTGTTTCTtctcattaattaaaattataaaagatttatCAATATTATCATCAAACTGttaagtttattaattaattttgtgttTCTTGGATGATCCACGTACTAAATATAATTGCAAAATGTTAATGCACAATGCATATGTTACGGgttataaaactatttttattttacattaaaatgtggaaatttcatcatttttgcttaaaaaattaaaagcatATCAATAACTCTGAGAAAACCTATgcttcatatttcttttttactttactATATAAACAGTGCTGATCTTTTTTCGTTCCTAgatttgcataaaaaatatttaaaatttaataattcactgATGTTGGCAATTAAACTGTAGGGGAATAATGTGCTTACTTTAATTTATAAAGGAAACGATACAGTTCATTTTACACATGCTAAAATTCGTTATTCCATCAATAATTATCATCCGACTGGTatggaaatttgttttatcattaagattaatttctttataGTTAAGATCAATCAGACTTGTGTCTATGTCAACTTGTATCATTATGTGCATAAGCCTTTATAATGTAATGAAACAGTGTAAATAATTACTTAAAATAGACTAAACGCAAAGCAAAACTTACTAAAATTGTTTGGGCACTTGCGTAGCATAGTTAAAGcacattatataaaattaattagtttaatttattttaagtgAAAGCTCTTTTAACTCATTTATGACTGTAATCTTTTAATCGATTTTCTAATCATATTATTTTAAGTCAGATATGAAAttcagaaaaaattaaattgaaattgattGCTTTCAATATACATCATTACTTTACCATAGTAGCAAAGCAGAATCAGTATTATAACAAGAAATGTTAtaataagtaatgaattaaacgaattaaaaatattaaataaaatatagtaatttctAAATGATGTTTCAacttaatagaaattatttatcagataaatcatttaaaagataaataaacagGATATTATGTAAATGAGGTAAAAAACTAttgaatttttgttaattacctttttttattgaatatacATACAGTTGAGTGTAATGCattacataaaaaagaaatttgataATGTTTTTAATGCAGAACATAAATGAGTTAATTTGATAAAAGTGTAAAATGCTTGTATGGAAATATCATTTTGAAAAACGAATGCTTTTCTTTTCAAGGTATCGCATTATCAAGTGCACATTAAGTACCTGATCAGGGAATGCCGTAATATTTGCGGCTAATATACTTATCATGGATTTAATTCCGCTATAAGGCTGGTT from Bombus terrestris chromosome 16, iyBomTerr1.2, whole genome shotgun sequence encodes the following:
- the LOC100645579 gene encoding stimulator of interferon genes protein homolog → MDKYIYLLLMSCTVVSITAEIYLEITNRSIPTVQNYIFVILFYFIVLKILTIIFQCVHNMNILIVKNSDIKFSVNMLFHIFLICFIMLTMTKYHYIYNYIQIFDAFTYFICSGISYILLLITNSYEKREENTLDIKSMKGLDYGTSMAYSYYYGYLRIILPSTGSINKGLIEKIENIEDSHSIYIGVKKLFILIPSSSYIPPNLKEASYHWMESAMNLEKEVLNRAGVKERTYHNSVYKIYPNGQRLETPFYIVVEGATPLLTFHEVQKHAHNETNVYKKYCKCIIQKFYEKLKQLLDADPECADLCELIYYNDYDNNGTKVNVAKVILNRIYKIQKKTSENTYNTIYLPKF
- the LOC100643384 gene encoding eukaryotic translation initiation factor 4E-binding protein codes for the protein MSASPIARQATQSQNIPSKRVVINDPNQLPIDYSSTPGGTLFSTTPGGTRIVYERDFLMNLRNSPISRTPPRNMPSIPGVLLKNTSSLSTSAKNQINKDTPVIEESAEQFEMDM